A DNA window from Rhodococcus sp. Z13 contains the following coding sequences:
- a CDS encoding cytochrome P450, translating to MAQPNIPEDIDFTDPDLYADRMPFEEFAELRKTAPVWWNKKSPDVGGFHDDGFWVVSRHEEVREVSRRSDVFSNWENTAIPRFNDDIPREAIELQRHVLLNKDAPEHTKLRKLVARGFTPRAINSLREELDRRARLIVSDACQAGKGDFVTQIAAELPLQAIADLIGVPQEDRAKIFEWSNQMTGYDDPDNTADPAAASMEVLGYAYQMAAARKENPADDIVTTLIEADIDGDELAPEEFGFFFIVLAVAGNETTRNAITHGMAAFLDNPDQWELFKRERPKTAADEIIRWATPVTSFQRTALEDVELGGQLIKKGDRVVMLYASANNDEEVFENPRQFDILRDPNPHLAFGGTGAHYCLGANLARMEIDLIFNAIADHIPDITKIGDPHRLRSGWLNGIKEFQVDYKTSGGCPVKH from the coding sequence GTGGCGCAGCCGAACATCCCCGAGGACATCGATTTCACCGACCCCGATCTGTACGCAGACCGCATGCCGTTCGAAGAGTTCGCGGAACTGCGGAAGACGGCGCCGGTGTGGTGGAACAAGAAGTCTCCCGACGTCGGTGGTTTCCACGACGACGGGTTCTGGGTTGTCTCCCGGCACGAGGAGGTCCGGGAGGTCTCCCGTCGGAGCGACGTGTTCTCCAACTGGGAGAACACGGCAATTCCGCGGTTCAACGACGACATCCCCCGCGAGGCCATCGAGCTGCAGCGGCACGTCCTGCTCAACAAGGACGCCCCCGAGCACACCAAGCTGCGCAAGCTCGTCGCGCGCGGTTTCACCCCGCGCGCCATCAACAGCCTGCGCGAGGAGCTCGACCGCCGCGCCCGTCTCATCGTGTCGGACGCCTGCCAGGCCGGTAAGGGCGACTTCGTCACGCAGATCGCCGCGGAACTGCCGCTGCAGGCGATCGCCGACCTCATCGGCGTGCCGCAGGAGGACCGCGCCAAGATCTTCGAGTGGTCCAACCAGATGACGGGCTACGACGATCCGGACAACACCGCCGATCCGGCCGCGGCCTCGATGGAGGTGCTGGGCTACGCCTACCAGATGGCCGCCGCCCGCAAGGAGAACCCGGCCGACGACATCGTCACCACGCTCATCGAGGCCGACATCGACGGCGACGAGCTGGCTCCCGAGGAGTTCGGCTTCTTCTTCATCGTGCTCGCCGTGGCCGGCAACGAGACCACCCGCAATGCCATCACCCACGGTATGGCGGCGTTCCTCGACAATCCGGACCAGTGGGAGCTGTTCAAGCGGGAGCGCCCGAAGACCGCAGCCGACGAGATCATCCGCTGGGCCACCCCGGTCACGTCGTTCCAGCGCACCGCGCTCGAGGACGTCGAGCTCGGCGGGCAGCTCATCAAGAAGGGCGACCGCGTCGTCATGCTGTACGCCTCGGCGAACAACGACGAAGAGGTGTTCGAGAACCCGCGCCAGTTCGACATCCTCCGCGACCCGAACCCGCATCTCGCCTTCGGTGGCACCGGTGCGCACTACTGCCTCGGGGCGAACCTCGCGCGCATGGAGATCGATCTGATCTTCAACGCGATCGCCGATCACATCCCGGACATCACCAAGATCGGTGACCCGCACCGCCTGCGGTCGGGTTGGCTCAACGGCATCAAGGAGTTCCAGGTCGACTACAAGACGTCGGGAGGATGCCCGGTCAAGCACTGA
- a CDS encoding thiolase domain-containing protein, whose protein sequence is MAKQPAAVLGTGQTHYVAKRHDVSMSGLVREAIDRAMLDAQVGWDDIDAVVIGKAPDLFEGVMMPELSMVDAIGATGKPMLRVHTAGSVGGSTANVAASLVQAGIHKRVLAVAWEKQSESNAMWALSTPVPFTMPVGAGAGGYFAPHVRSYIRRSGAPEHIGAMVAVKDRLNGAKNPYAHLKQPDITLEKVQSSQMLWDPIRYDETCPSSDGACAVVLGDEDTAKAAEQAGRTVAWIHATAMRTEPTTYAGRDQVNPEAGRVAAAALWKQAGITDPYAEIDCAEIYVPFSWFEPMWLENLGFAPEGSGWKLTEAGETAIGGHLPVNMSGGVLSSNPIGASGMIRFAEAAIQVMGKAGEHQVEGARKALGHAYGGGSQYFSMWVVGSDRPTN, encoded by the coding sequence ATGGCCAAGCAACCGGCAGCTGTCCTCGGCACTGGACAGACCCATTACGTCGCCAAGCGGCACGACGTGTCGATGTCCGGCCTGGTCCGCGAGGCGATCGACCGCGCCATGCTCGACGCCCAGGTCGGCTGGGACGACATCGACGCCGTCGTCATCGGCAAGGCCCCCGACCTGTTCGAGGGTGTCATGATGCCCGAACTGTCGATGGTCGACGCCATCGGCGCCACCGGCAAACCGATGCTGCGTGTGCACACCGCCGGCTCGGTGGGTGGGTCCACGGCGAACGTCGCGGCGAGCCTCGTGCAGGCCGGTATCCACAAGCGGGTGCTGGCTGTGGCCTGGGAGAAGCAGTCCGAGTCGAACGCGATGTGGGCGCTGTCCACCCCGGTGCCGTTCACCATGCCCGTCGGCGCCGGCGCCGGCGGCTACTTCGCCCCGCACGTCCGCTCCTACATCCGCCGCTCCGGTGCGCCCGAGCACATCGGCGCGATGGTCGCGGTGAAGGACCGGCTCAACGGCGCGAAGAACCCCTACGCCCATCTCAAACAGCCGGACATCACCCTGGAGAAGGTGCAGTCCTCGCAGATGCTGTGGGACCCGATCCGGTACGACGAGACGTGCCCGTCGTCCGACGGTGCGTGCGCGGTCGTGCTCGGTGACGAGGACACCGCGAAAGCGGCCGAGCAGGCGGGCCGCACCGTGGCCTGGATCCACGCCACCGCGATGCGCACCGAACCGACGACCTACGCCGGGCGCGACCAGGTCAACCCGGAGGCCGGTCGCGTCGCCGCGGCCGCGCTGTGGAAGCAGGCCGGTATCACCGATCCCTACGCGGAGATCGACTGCGCCGAGATCTACGTGCCGTTCTCGTGGTTCGAACCGATGTGGCTCGAGAACCTCGGGTTCGCCCCCGAGGGTTCCGGCTGGAAGCTCACCGAGGCCGGGGAGACGGCCATCGGCGGCCACCTGCCGGTCAACATGTCCGGTGGTGTGCTCTCCTCCAACCCGATCGGCGCGTCGGGCATGATCCGCTTCGCCGAGGCCGCGATCCAGGTGATGGGCAAGGCCGGTGAACACCAGGTGGAGGGTGCACGCAAGGCCCTCGGACATGCCTACGGCGGTGGGTCGCAGTACTTCTCGATGTGGGTGGTGGGCTCCGACCGGCCCACGAACTAA
- a CDS encoding helix-turn-helix domain-containing protein: protein MTTAELLLHPVRLRIVQALLGDRTATTAQLRALLEDVSTATLYRQIATLVDAGVLEVVSERRVRGTVERTYRLVTERAHVTGDQAEEMSADDHRRAFLAFTAQLLADFDAYLDDPGRRRMVEDVVGYRQIALDLTDEEALALVTEMAQLFARYAELGPGPGRRRRLISRIIVPARDPGDVPPEE, encoded by the coding sequence ATGACCACCGCAGAACTGCTGCTGCACCCGGTGCGGCTGCGCATCGTCCAGGCACTGCTGGGCGACCGCACCGCGACCACCGCCCAGTTACGCGCCCTGCTCGAGGACGTCTCGACCGCCACGCTCTACCGGCAGATCGCGACCCTCGTCGACGCCGGCGTACTCGAGGTCGTCTCCGAACGCCGCGTCCGCGGCACCGTCGAACGCACCTACCGTCTCGTCACCGAACGCGCACACGTGACCGGTGACCAGGCCGAGGAGATGAGCGCCGACGACCACCGGCGCGCCTTCCTCGCCTTCACCGCTCAGCTGCTTGCCGACTTCGACGCCTACCTCGATGACCCGGGCCGGCGCCGCATGGTCGAGGACGTCGTGGGCTACCGGCAGATCGCCCTCGACCTGACCGACGAGGAGGCCCTGGCCCTCGTGACGGAGATGGCGCAGCTGTTCGCGCGCTACGCGGAACTCGGCCCGGGGCCCGGCCGACGCCGGCGGTTGATCAGCCGGATCATCGTGCCGGCCCGCGATCCCGGAGACGTTCCCCCGGAGGAGTGA
- a CDS encoding MerR family DNA-binding transcriptional regulator, whose product MRIGELAQAAGTTVRAVRHYHRLGLMPEPARTPNGYRDYGLADLVRLLRIRWLAQSGLPLGSVATVLGGHFTEAGDRDAEDDLTADLESLLESADEQIRSLRVKRDALAAILERHRNGERLSPLPQPIVEAFDELVDSEDDPHTRALFERERDSWEMLALSGEASPEYLDGLETLLDDPDRRHALVTVYRRFGALTGRDPEEAADEIDAVAEGMAALFDESPLVADLFGPWSLEAATALDTDHEILAEFLPDPAQQAVAVAFVRRVAERTGREGTHR is encoded by the coding sequence ATGAGAATCGGCGAACTCGCACAGGCCGCAGGCACCACCGTCCGCGCCGTCCGGCACTACCACCGGCTCGGCCTCATGCCCGAACCCGCCCGCACCCCCAACGGCTACCGCGACTACGGTCTCGCAGACCTGGTGCGGCTGCTGCGCATCCGCTGGCTGGCCCAGTCCGGGCTCCCGCTCGGCTCGGTGGCCACGGTTCTCGGCGGGCACTTCACCGAGGCCGGCGACCGGGACGCGGAGGACGATCTGACCGCCGACCTCGAATCGCTGCTGGAGTCGGCGGACGAGCAGATCCGCAGCCTCCGGGTGAAGCGGGACGCCCTGGCCGCCATCCTCGAACGCCACCGCAACGGTGAACGGCTCTCCCCGCTGCCGCAACCGATCGTGGAGGCCTTCGACGAGCTCGTCGACAGCGAGGACGACCCGCACACCCGCGCGCTGTTCGAACGCGAGCGCGACAGCTGGGAGATGCTGGCGCTGTCGGGTGAGGCCTCACCCGAGTACCTCGACGGGCTGGAGACGCTGCTCGACGACCCGGACCGGCGTCACGCGCTCGTCACCGTCTACCGCCGGTTCGGGGCGCTCACCGGCCGCGATCCCGAGGAAGCGGCCGACGAGATCGATGCGGTGGCCGAGGGCATGGCCGCGCTGTTCGACGAAAGCCCGCTCGTCGCCGACCTGTTCGGGCCGTGGTCCCTCGAGGCCGCGACGGCGCTCGACACGGACCACGAGATACTCGCCGAGTTCCTGCCCGACCCCGCACAGCAGGCCGTGGCCGTCGCCTTCGTGCGCCGCGTCGCCGAGCGGACCGGCCGGGAAGGAACCCACCGATGA
- a CDS encoding NTP transferase domain-containing protein, with protein MSTAGIVLAAGDGSRLGGRAKALLPHRGRPLLHTVAEALLGGGCDEVVVVVGAFGEEVAAACPEGTVAVRNPDWAEGMSTSLRRGVEAARAHDRVVLTVVDFPGITTGLVRHVLEAHRPGTVTLPVFADRPGHPVVFDLADARTAAGEATGDEGARSFLARNRDRVRRVDCTALADAGDVDTSEDLRRLR; from the coding sequence ATGTCGACCGCCGGGATCGTTCTCGCAGCAGGGGACGGCTCGCGGTTGGGTGGACGTGCGAAAGCACTGCTCCCCCATCGCGGCCGTCCCCTTCTGCACACCGTGGCCGAGGCGTTGCTCGGTGGCGGGTGCGACGAGGTCGTCGTGGTCGTCGGCGCCTTCGGTGAGGAGGTCGCGGCCGCGTGCCCGGAAGGCACCGTCGCGGTGCGCAATCCCGACTGGGCCGAAGGCATGTCGACCTCCCTGCGCCGCGGCGTCGAGGCCGCGCGGGCCCACGACCGGGTCGTCCTCACCGTCGTCGATTTCCCCGGCATCACCACCGGACTCGTGCGCCACGTGCTGGAAGCACACCGGCCCGGGACGGTGACGCTGCCGGTGTTCGCGGACCGTCCGGGGCATCCGGTGGTGTTCGATCTCGCCGACGCGCGCACCGCGGCCGGCGAGGCCACCGGCGACGAGGGGGCGCGTTCGTTCCTCGCCCGCAACCGCGACCGGGTGCGGCGGGTGGACTGCACCGCCCTGGCGGACGCGGGTGATGTGGACACCTCCGAGGATCTGCGCCGGCTGCGCTGA
- a CDS encoding steroid 3-ketoacyl-CoA thiolase: MGTPVIVEAVRTPIGKRGGWLAGLHAAEILGAAQSGLVERAGIDPSLVEQVIGGCVTQAGAQSNNITRTAWLHAGLPWQVGATTIDAQCGSAQQANHLIAGLIATGAIDVGIACGIEAMTQVPLGANVGENAGPRRPESWNIDMPNQFEAAERIARRRGITREDVDALGVRSQQLAKQAWDEGRFDREVLPVVAPVVDKEGNLTGEKQTVTRDQGLRETSAESLAKLKPVLEGGVHTAGTSSQISDGAAAVLLMDSDRAKALGLKPRARIVAQALVGGEPEFHLDGPVQATAKVLEKAGMTIDDPDLFEVNEAFASVLLSWASVHNPDMDKVNVNGGAIALGHPVGSTGSRLITTALHELERRDASTALITMCAGGALATGTIIERI, translated from the coding sequence GTGGGCACACCAGTCATCGTCGAAGCCGTCCGGACCCCGATCGGCAAGCGAGGTGGATGGCTCGCAGGCCTGCATGCTGCGGAAATCCTCGGCGCCGCGCAGTCCGGACTCGTCGAGCGCGCCGGGATCGACCCCTCCCTCGTCGAACAGGTCATCGGCGGATGCGTCACCCAGGCCGGCGCCCAGTCGAACAACATCACCCGCACCGCCTGGCTGCACGCCGGCCTGCCCTGGCAGGTCGGCGCCACCACGATCGACGCCCAGTGCGGGTCGGCGCAGCAGGCCAACCACCTCATCGCGGGGCTGATCGCCACCGGCGCCATCGACGTCGGCATCGCCTGCGGCATCGAGGCCATGACCCAGGTCCCGTTGGGCGCCAACGTCGGTGAGAACGCCGGTCCGCGCCGCCCGGAGTCGTGGAACATCGACATGCCCAACCAGTTCGAGGCCGCCGAGCGGATCGCGCGGCGCCGCGGCATCACCCGCGAGGACGTCGACGCTCTCGGTGTGCGCTCCCAGCAGCTCGCGAAGCAGGCCTGGGACGAGGGCCGGTTCGACCGCGAGGTGCTGCCCGTCGTCGCCCCCGTCGTCGACAAGGAGGGCAACCTCACCGGCGAGAAGCAGACCGTCACCCGCGACCAGGGTCTGCGCGAGACCTCCGCGGAGTCGCTGGCGAAGCTGAAGCCCGTCCTCGAGGGCGGTGTCCACACCGCCGGCACGTCGTCGCAGATCTCCGACGGTGCCGCCGCGGTGCTGCTCATGGACTCCGATCGGGCGAAGGCACTCGGGCTGAAGCCGCGCGCCCGCATCGTCGCGCAGGCCCTCGTCGGCGGTGAGCCCGAGTTCCACCTCGACGGCCCGGTGCAGGCCACCGCGAAGGTCCTCGAGAAGGCCGGCATGACCATCGACGATCCTGACCTGTTCGAGGTCAACGAGGCGTTCGCCTCCGTGCTGCTGTCGTGGGCCTCGGTGCACAATCCCGATATGGACAAGGTCAACGTCAACGGCGGCGCGATCGCGCTCGGCCACCCCGTCGGGTCCACCGGCTCGCGGCTGATCACCACGGCGCTGCACGAACTCGAACGGCGCGACGCGTCGACGGCCCTGATCACGATGTGTGCCGGTGGTGCACTGGCCACGGGCACGATCATCGAGCGGATCTGA
- a CDS encoding SDR family oxidoreductase, which produces MSGLMDGRVVIVTGAGRGLGRAHALAFAAEGAKVVVNDIGVGSDGSATGESPGEQVVEEIRAAGGEAVVNGDDVADWAGAENLIRTALDNFGRLDVLVNNAGFLRDRMLANMSEEEWDAVIRVHLKGHFAPMRHAISHWRAEAKAGNPVDARIINTSSGAGLMGSIGQGNYAAAKAGIATLTVQAAAEFARYGVTVNAIAPSARTRMTVGAGGEMAERMAPPEEGFDEMAPENVSPLVVWLGSTESKDVTGRVFEVEGGKVSVADGWRHGDVIDKGDRWDPKELGPVVEKLIAGSQPPTPVYGA; this is translated from the coding sequence GTGAGTGGACTGATGGACGGGCGCGTCGTCATCGTGACCGGCGCAGGACGCGGTCTCGGTCGCGCCCATGCCCTGGCCTTCGCGGCCGAGGGCGCGAAGGTCGTCGTCAACGACATCGGCGTGGGCAGCGACGGTTCCGCGACCGGCGAGTCGCCGGGGGAGCAGGTCGTCGAGGAGATCCGCGCCGCCGGCGGTGAGGCCGTGGTCAACGGCGACGACGTCGCCGACTGGGCCGGCGCCGAGAACCTGATCAGGACCGCGCTGGACAACTTCGGCCGCCTCGACGTGCTCGTCAACAACGCCGGATTCCTGCGGGACCGCATGCTCGCCAACATGAGCGAGGAGGAATGGGACGCCGTCATCCGCGTCCACCTCAAGGGCCACTTCGCCCCGATGCGTCACGCCATCTCCCACTGGCGCGCGGAAGCCAAGGCGGGCAACCCCGTCGACGCCCGCATCATCAACACCAGCTCCGGTGCCGGGCTCATGGGCAGCATCGGCCAGGGCAACTACGCCGCGGCCAAGGCCGGCATCGCGACGCTCACCGTCCAGGCCGCAGCCGAGTTCGCCCGCTACGGCGTGACCGTCAACGCCATCGCCCCGTCGGCACGCACCCGCATGACCGTCGGCGCGGGTGGCGAGATGGCCGAGCGGATGGCACCGCCGGAGGAGGGCTTCGACGAGATGGCGCCGGAGAACGTCTCGCCCCTGGTGGTGTGGCTCGGCAGCACCGAATCGAAGGACGTCACCGGCCGGGTGTTCGAGGTCGAGGGCGGTAAGGTCTCCGTCGCCGACGGCTGGCGGCACGGCGACGTGATCGACAAGGGCGACCGGTGGGATCCGAAGGAACTCGGCCCGGTCGTCGAGAAGCTGATCGCCGGTTCCCAGCCACCCACCCCGGTCTACGGGGCATAA
- a CDS encoding SDR family oxidoreductase produces the protein MDLGLDGAVVLVTGGVRGVGAGISRVFLRAGATVVTCARREPEQPIAVDGREAEFLPCDVRDPEQVEALVDAIAERHGRLDVVVNNAGGSPHALAAEASPKFHAKIVELNLLAPLLVAQAANAVMQTQDTGGSIVNISSVSGSRPSPGTAAYGAAKAGIDSLAKSLAVEWAPKVRVNSVVVGMVDTEQSHLFYGDEEGVAAVGATVPMGRLATPEDIGHCAAFLASPLASYVSGSTLTVHGGGERPAFLAAARTKETK, from the coding sequence ATGGATCTGGGACTCGACGGCGCGGTCGTGCTCGTCACCGGCGGTGTACGCGGTGTGGGCGCGGGCATCAGCAGGGTCTTCCTGCGCGCCGGCGCCACCGTCGTGACGTGCGCGCGACGCGAGCCCGAACAGCCGATCGCGGTGGACGGGCGCGAAGCCGAGTTCCTGCCCTGTGACGTGCGCGACCCCGAGCAGGTCGAGGCACTGGTCGACGCGATCGCCGAACGGCACGGCCGTCTCGACGTGGTGGTCAACAACGCGGGCGGCTCACCCCACGCCCTCGCCGCCGAGGCGAGCCCGAAGTTCCACGCGAAGATCGTCGAACTCAACCTGCTCGCACCTCTGCTGGTCGCACAGGCCGCCAACGCGGTGATGCAGACGCAGGACACCGGCGGCTCGATCGTCAACATCTCGAGCGTGAGCGGCTCGAGGCCCTCGCCCGGCACCGCCGCCTACGGCGCGGCGAAGGCCGGAATCGACAGCCTCGCAAAATCCCTCGCGGTGGAGTGGGCGCCCAAGGTGCGGGTGAACTCGGTCGTGGTGGGCATGGTCGACACCGAGCAGTCCCACCTGTTCTACGGCGACGAGGAGGGGGTGGCCGCCGTCGGCGCGACCGTCCCGATGGGACGCCTCGCGACCCCCGAGGACATCGGCCACTGCGCGGCATTTCTGGCATCCCCGCTGGCGTCCTACGTCAGCGGTTCGACACTGACCGTCCACGGCGGCGGCGAACGCCCTGCCTTCCTGGCAGCGGCCCGAACGAAGGAGACGAAGTGA
- a CDS encoding GNAT family N-acetyltransferase: MATTDHDKVLDRREIAAALLRALERRHEVLDVIVESHDRAEAVAKLASLLDTTEFCAEAVLNLPFRRLTRAERKKIREELDDLDAVLQWTTAARPFATGAHFRLRPISHSDTDTALFKQRCAEQLGDDSDERVEAERQRGAQLMDDESGMWLVAEDLSGDEPKPVGFAFGELTGNEVDVRIWIRPELRKQGYGTATLKQARSELAAYFPGSTLIVRTPV, translated from the coding sequence ATGGCAACCACGGATCACGACAAGGTCCTCGACCGGCGGGAGATCGCAGCCGCACTTCTGCGGGCGCTGGAGCGACGTCACGAGGTGCTCGACGTGATCGTCGAGAGTCACGACCGGGCCGAGGCCGTCGCGAAACTGGCCTCGTTGCTCGACACCACGGAGTTCTGTGCCGAAGCCGTGCTGAACCTGCCCTTCCGCCGCCTCACCCGCGCGGAGCGCAAGAAGATCCGGGAGGAACTCGACGATCTCGACGCCGTCCTGCAGTGGACGACGGCGGCGCGTCCCTTCGCGACCGGCGCGCACTTCCGCCTGCGTCCGATCTCGCACAGCGATACCGACACGGCGCTGTTCAAGCAGCGGTGCGCCGAACAGCTCGGAGACGACAGCGACGAGCGGGTCGAGGCCGAGCGGCAGCGCGGCGCGCAGCTGATGGACGACGAGTCCGGGATGTGGCTGGTGGCCGAGGATCTGTCCGGGGACGAACCGAAGCCGGTCGGGTTCGCGTTCGGTGAGCTGACGGGCAACGAAGTGGACGTGCGCATCTGGATCCGTCCGGAACTGCGCAAGCAGGGCTACGGCACCGCGACCCTCAAGCAGGCCCGCAGCGAGCTGGCGGCCTACTTCCCCGGCTCGACCCTGATCGTGCGTACGCCGGTCTAG
- a CDS encoding nuclear transport factor 2 family protein has product MSEEHPARVAARASQAAASGKRKDEWLALFAENACVEDPVGPSGFDPEGKGHHGREAISKFYDMTIANTDKLEFLVDDVLVCGDECVNIGTIRTTMAGNLIDAEGVFVYRVDEDGKIVSLRAFWEVERAMKTLRPAS; this is encoded by the coding sequence ATGAGCGAGGAACATCCGGCACGCGTGGCCGCCCGGGCGTCGCAGGCGGCGGCGAGCGGCAAGCGCAAGGACGAGTGGCTGGCGTTGTTCGCGGAGAACGCGTGCGTCGAGGATCCCGTGGGACCCTCCGGCTTCGATCCGGAGGGCAAGGGGCACCACGGTCGTGAGGCGATCTCGAAGTTCTACGACATGACCATCGCCAACACCGACAAGCTCGAGTTCCTCGTCGACGACGTGCTGGTGTGTGGTGACGAGTGCGTCAACATCGGCACCATCCGCACCACGATGGCGGGCAATCTCATCGATGCCGAGGGTGTGTTCGTCTATCGCGTCGACGAGGACGGGAAGATCGTCTCGCTGCGCGCCTTCTGGGAAGTGGAGCGGGCGATGAAGACACTGCGGCCCGCCTCGTAG
- a CDS encoding nitroreductase family deazaflavin-dependent oxidoreductase: MGTTAAPKGLDSKATVTIIKWMSRFNVAAYKATNGRIGGKWRVGSAFPWGIPVCLLTTTGRKTGRPRTAPLLFLEDGDKVVLVASQGGLPKHPLWFRNLQANPEVTVQIRSRVRTMRARVATDEERAVYWPRLTAMYPDFDNYQSWTDRVIPVVVCE; the protein is encoded by the coding sequence GTGGGGACCACAGCAGCGCCGAAGGGCCTCGATTCGAAGGCCACCGTCACGATCATCAAGTGGATGTCGCGGTTCAACGTCGCGGCGTACAAGGCCACGAACGGTCGTATCGGCGGGAAGTGGCGGGTCGGCAGTGCGTTCCCGTGGGGGATCCCGGTGTGCCTGCTGACCACGACCGGGCGGAAGACCGGTCGGCCGCGGACGGCGCCGCTGTTGTTCCTCGAGGACGGCGACAAGGTGGTCCTGGTCGCCTCGCAGGGTGGACTTCCCAAGCATCCCTTGTGGTTCCGCAACCTCCAGGCGAACCCCGAGGTGACGGTGCAGATCAGGTCGCGGGTGCGGACGATGCGGGCGCGGGTCGCGACCGACGAGGAACGGGCCGTCTACTGGCCGCGGCTGACGGCGATGTATCCGGACTTCGACAACTACCAGTCGTGGACCGACCGGGTCATCCCCGTCGTCGTGTGCGAATGA
- a CDS encoding TIGR03619 family F420-dependent LLM class oxidoreductase, translating into MVSFTVGVAMTPLDQLNGIAQTAEECGYASIALPDSLFYMEKQSVDYPYTPDGSRMWTPETPWVDPLIAAASMAAVTSRIRFYTQVLKLGSRNPVLLARQVGSVANLTGNRFGLGVGIGWAPEEFEWCGVPYAKRGKRVDEMIEVLKLILGGGMVEHHGEFYDFDRLQMSPAPTEPVPFYVGGHTDVALRRAARVGDGWTSAMIEFDDLVQVITRLRELRAEYGRSDEPFEIQTVCVDRFGSSGYAELADAGVTDIIVVPWIFDGHGFDSPLEAKQESLRRFADKYIHGRDAA; encoded by the coding sequence ATGGTCTCGTTCACCGTGGGGGTCGCGATGACCCCGCTCGACCAGCTCAACGGCATCGCGCAGACCGCCGAGGAGTGCGGGTACGCCTCGATCGCACTGCCCGACTCGCTGTTCTACATGGAGAAGCAGAGCGTCGACTATCCGTACACCCCGGACGGTTCGCGCATGTGGACGCCGGAGACCCCCTGGGTCGATCCGCTCATCGCCGCGGCGTCGATGGCGGCGGTGACCTCGCGGATCCGGTTCTACACGCAGGTGCTCAAACTCGGCTCCCGCAATCCGGTGCTGCTGGCCCGGCAGGTGGGGTCGGTCGCGAACCTCACCGGCAACCGATTCGGTCTCGGGGTCGGGATCGGCTGGGCACCGGAGGAGTTCGAGTGGTGCGGGGTGCCCTACGCCAAGCGCGGCAAGCGCGTGGACGAGATGATCGAGGTGCTGAAGCTGATCCTCGGCGGCGGCATGGTCGAACACCACGGCGAGTTCTACGATTTCGACCGGCTGCAGATGAGCCCCGCCCCCACCGAGCCGGTGCCGTTCTACGTCGGTGGGCACACCGACGTGGCGCTGCGGCGCGCGGCGCGGGTCGGGGACGGGTGGACGTCGGCGATGATCGAGTTCGACGATCTCGTGCAGGTCATCACCCGACTGCGCGAGTTGCGCGCCGAGTACGGCCGCAGCGACGAGCCGTTCGAGATCCAGACGGTGTGCGTCGACAGGTTCGGCAGTTCCGGTTACGCGGAACTCGCCGACGCCGGGGTCACCGACATCATCGTGGTCCCGTGGATCTTCGACGGCCACGGATTCGATTCACCGCTCGAGGCGAAGCAGGAGTCGCTGCGCAGGTTCGCCGACAAGTACATTCACGGAAGGGATGCGGCATGA